Genomic segment of Cytobacillus suaedae:
TGAACAACAACGTAGATTTTTGCATAGAACATCTCCCTTTTATGTGTTTTTCCAGAAACATTGTATAAAAATAGTAACTTCTATAAAAATAGTAACTTCTATAAAAATAGTAACTTCTATAAAAATAGGCGTTAATCTTTTTAAAATTAACGCCCCGTAGGAATAACTAACTACTAAACTCCTTTTTAACATCGAACCTCTTAATAAGTTCGTAAGGTCTTGCTTTGAAAGCTTCATAAGGTAAGTAGTTTGGTTCCATCGCATCTATTGTTCTACTTCTGAATTGTGGTCTTGTAATAAGTTCATTTATCCGTTCCTTAGTTAAATCAGTAAAAATCACTTCCGATGTCTCGCCTTCTGCGGTTCTTATTTCACCTGATTCATACTGTCCTCTAAAAACTACACAAATTACCCCACCGGATATGTTTTGATAAATACCAGTTATACCATTCAATTTAACTTTTACTCCAGTTTCTTCTAAGACTTCTCGATGAATGGCCTCTTCTAATGTTTCACCTTCTTCTACTTGACCTCCTGGCATTTCCATCGTATCTCGGTGAAAATTACGAACAAGAAGCACCTTTCCCTCCTCATTAGTTATATATCCACTAACAGAAACAATATGTTTAGGTGGATGATATGTGCCAGAGTATGCTGTTGAAGATAAGAAGTCTTGATTACTCTCTATGTAAAGTTCCCCTAATTCCATTCTTTTTTCTTTTGCTTCTTGGTGTAGGTCACTATTTTTAATGAGGTTTTCTATGCTTTCGTAATGTTCGATACTTTTATATTCCCATATTGCTAAGATCTCATCTTTGTCTTCATTGACCCAACGACCTATTAATTTTGCACCGTGCTTTATTTGGTTTGGATATAAGTAAGAATGAAAGAATTGATTAAAATCATTTAGTATTTCTGGTTTAATTTTATACGTTTTTCTTCTATATATCATTTTTAACATCTCCTTTCCTTTAATTTCCACACAATCACATAAAAAACCTTCTCAAACTTTCTCAACTTA
This window contains:
- a CDS encoding NUDIX domain-containing protein, with protein sequence MIYRRKTYKIKPEILNDFNQFFHSYLYPNQIKHGAKLIGRWVNEDKDEILAIWEYKSIEHYESIENLIKNSDLHQEAKEKRMELGELYIESNQDFLSSTAYSGTYHPPKHIVSVSGYITNEEGKVLLVRNFHRDTMEMPGGQVEEGETLEEAIHREVLEETGVKVKLNGITGIYQNISGGVICVVFRGQYESGEIRTAEGETSEVIFTDLTKERINELITRPQFRSRTIDAMEPNYLPYEAFKARPYELIKRFDVKKEFSS